The DNA region TAAAGAAAGGAGACCATCAATGCTTCCTACGTAAGAACGCAGGCAGCGCAGCATGGGATTCTTTTTTTCCAAATGCCGGGTCAGCACATCCAGGACAATATCTTGGCCGCATACGATCAAGCCTTGATTTTCTAAAATCAATTTCTCTACCGAAACCCGCATGTTAGAACTGGATATCTTCATGGATGATTGAGATGTACGGGTGTAAGCCTCAAGATCGGTGGGACTAATCCTTATTTTTTTTCCGACTCTGTACGAAGGAAGCTCTCCTCGTTTTATGAGTTCATAAACCGTTCCTTTCGAAATTTTCAGCAGCTTGGAAATTTCTTCCGGCGAATAGGATAAAGAATCCGTCATG from Ferviditalea candida includes:
- a CDS encoding substrate-binding domain-containing protein, with amino-acid sequence MTDSLSYSPEEISKLLKISKGTVYELIKRGELPSYRVGKKIRISPTDLEAYTRTSQSSMKISSSNMRVSVEKLILENQGLIVCGQDIVLDVLTRHLEKKNPMLRCLRSYVGSIDGLLSLYRGTANVTATHLWDGETEEYNIPYVRRLLPGQRAV